In Chrysiogenia bacterium, the genomic stretch GGTTCGTCTGGAATTCATTGTGTTGACTCGCGAGTCAATTAGTCAAGAATTTGCTGAACGCAGCTCAGATCAGCCGCCTCCCACGAAGCGAACGATCTCGATCGCTGCGCCTTCCCGGACAGTGGTTTCGTCCCAGGCGCCGCGGGGGACGACCTGACGGTTCATCTCGACAGCGACCTGTTCGGGCTCGATTTTCAGATGCTCCAGGAGCCCTGCAATTGTAAATTCTTCAGTAATTTCAGTTGGTTCACCGTTAATCTGAATCTGCACAATTGCCGCCTTTCGCGGGAAAATTCACCGCACCAAAACCGGTTGACACGCCGCAGCGTGATCGGTTAGACACTGAATGAGCATTCATTCAGGCGGACCGCCCCGCCGATTCCGGATGCCCA encodes the following:
- the thiS gene encoding sulfur carrier protein ThiS gives rise to the protein MQIQINGEPTEITEEFTIAGLLEHLKIEPEQVAVEMNRQVVPRGAWDETTVREGAAIEIVRFVGGG